GAGGTCGAGTTCGGCCTGGCGTGTCTTCAATGTGGCTTCCGTGGTGCCCAATTTCTGGTCGGCAAGCCGAAGCTCGTCCAGCATGGCGCCCGCTGCGGCGTTGTCGGCGCGCGCCAGCTTCTTTTCCAGTTCGCGCTCGCGCCTCGCAAGGCTCTCGAGTCTTCGGAGCAGCGTTTCCGCGCGCGGGCGAACGACGCCTTCGATTTCGTTCAATCTCGCCAAAGCGGCCGTCCCATCTCCGAGGCCGGCAAACGCTACTGCGGATTTCGAGCCCGAAGGCGTGCGCGCCTGCTGTTGAACGAAGCGTCGGAGATCCGACCAATGCTTATCGGTCCAACGCGCTTCACGGTCGGGCGTTTCGTTCCTCTTCCACGACGAAATTGCGGCACGCAAGGCGGCGACCGACGGTGCGACGCTCGACGAGTTCTCGGCGAGAAGCGCGTTTTTGAAACCAGCGATCAACTTCGGCGCCATCGCAAAAGGAAGCAGACCGTTCGCGAGCTCCTTCAGTTCGTGCTCGCCCCGGGATATTTCCTTCTTTACGCTTTCCCGTTCGCTCTCGATGCTGTTGCGAGCCATAGCCTCTTCGCCGCCTTCGGCGACGAAACGCCGTCGGATCCGCTCGGCCACTCTTGCCTGCGAGTCGCGGAAAGACATCAATTCCGCGACCTCGCCATTCAGTTCGTCGATCCGTTTGGCGTTGGTGTTCAGTTGCATGACAACATCGTTCACCTTCGCGGCGACGCCGTCGCCGGCGCCGCCTTCATGGCGTCCGATGAACAGCGCGATGTCGGTGCGCAATCGGCCTACAAGTTCGATGCCAAGCAGGCTTCGGACTGCGTCGGCCATCTGCTCGTTGTCGTCGTCGCTGGCGATCTGCTGTATCTTCTCTCCGTCGAAAAAGAACAATTGAGAGACGCCGGGAGGAATGAGCTCCTGAAGGAACATATGCCATTCGTCGCGCGGCACCGCCGTCACGATGCTCCCATCCTTTTCCAGCGACAGCTCTTCGGCTACCGCCTTGCCGCGAACTTCCCATTCGCGCCTAACTCGATAGCGATGGACGAAGCCCGCCTCCGAGTAATCGAATTCGAGTTCGACGGCTGCCCGTGCCGACGTCGAGTCGCGATTGATGCGCTCGCGCAGATGGTTTTCATATTCCGACAGCCCAACCCTGGTGCCGAGCGCCCGTCGGCCGTAGAGCGCCAGGCGGACCGCTTCGAGGACTGTAGTCTTTCCGGCTCCGTTCTTACCCCCGATCAGGACGATCGGATTTTGGCGTCCCTTCACGGTGCGAGGAACAAGGTCGATCTCCGCACTTCCGGCATATAGCCCGAAATCCTCGAGCCTGATCTTGCGGAGGATCATGAAATCTCTCCGCTTTCGATATCCAGTTCCACCTGTCCAACAATTGCCGCTTCGGCGTCGGCCCTGGACGACCCTTTGGCGGCTATCCGCTCCGCGACGATCACGTCAAGATCGCGCCATTCCTGGCGGAATACGTCTTCGATCCGCGTGTGCACAGCGTGCCGGCGTTTCAGACCATGAGCGGCTTTCTCGATGTCCAGCAGGCGAACCACGAGTTCGGTCGGGACCTGTCGAGCCGAGCAGACCTCGTCGAGCAGTCGCGCATCTTCAGCACCCAACGATACGGAATCCTCGACGACCCAGTTGAGATCGCGCCCCAACGCTTTTCTCACAATGCTTGGAACGCTATCGGCCCAGTCGCCTCTCTCCGACCGCCATATCCTGCGTATCTCGTGC
The nucleotide sequence above comes from Bradyrhizobium sp. NDS-1. Encoded proteins:
- the dndD gene encoding DNA sulfur modification protein DndD, which gives rise to MILRKIRLEDFGLYAGSAEIDLVPRTVKGRQNPIVLIGGKNGAGKTTVLEAVRLALYGRRALGTRVGLSEYENHLRERINRDSTSARAAVELEFDYSEAGFVHRYRVRREWEVRGKAVAEELSLEKDGSIVTAVPRDEWHMFLQELIPPGVSQLFFFDGEKIQQIASDDDNEQMADAVRSLLGIELVGRLRTDIALFIGRHEGGAGDGVAAKVNDVVMQLNTNAKRIDELNGEVAELMSFRDSQARVAERIRRRFVAEGGEEAMARNSIESERESVKKEISRGEHELKELANGLLPFAMAPKLIAGFKNALLAENSSSVAPSVAALRAAISSWKRNETPDREARWTDKHWSDLRRFVQQQARTPSGSKSAVAFAGLGDGTAALARLNEIEGVVRPRAETLLRRLESLARRERELEKKLARADNAAAGAMLDELRLADQKLGTTEATLKTRQAELDLVRGQRVTMERERVRMLEEQSAAANASDRVDLAGRTAQVLADYEHRLLEHKLVQLKSEFVRCFGYLARKPGLIGDIRIDPVTFRTTLLDQDGNEVRKDELSAGEKQVYAIAMLWALARTSGRPLPMIIDTPLARLDSEHRANLMERYFPAASHQVIMLSTDTEVDATQIERLRPSISHSYRLDYDPVSRRTSVCRGYFEVPEVREDARALQQA